In the Phyllopteryx taeniolatus isolate TA_2022b chromosome 1, UOR_Ptae_1.2, whole genome shotgun sequence genome, GGAGATTTCCACCCAGGCCCCGGGGGACAGTGAGCGGTTCAATTTCCTGCAGGCAGCACAGTGTGAACGTTCTAAGTAACTGTGGAGTTTGCGGACATCACATGTGAATAGGAGATGGGCCTTCCAGCGTCGCTCCCTTAAGTTCCTGAGCGCCACAGAAGACACTAGGGTGTTCCATAACTGCACGTGTACCTCATTAAACTGCTGGTCTACGAGGTGATGTTTTCCCTCCAGCAGCGCACGCGACTTCAAGAGCTGGTTCGCTTTTACGAGAGAATGTCCCAATTGCGTGGCGAGAGTCGGGGAGGCGAAACGACCTGTCTCGCTCTCATAGCCACAGGTCCGCTTAACGATACCGGTCACTTCCAAATATTTTCTCAGGTCCATCATGTCCTCCAAGCAAAAGCCGTGGTGGGACTGGCGTGCATTCCCAACCAGTTTCCCCAGTTCACGCAACTTGCTGTGTACAATTACCGGCTCTTTTGAGCCAAGTCTCACCCAGGGCCATTATCGGCCGGTCCGATTTCACAACTTcggtgttttggcaaatctttttctgacagaataagtaaggaagcaatcttgtctttgtgggtttttattacaagaaaaaaggtaATCTTTGCAAAAAGAGCAAAAGGTACAAGTCGTTACACCTTACTGTATCCCAACCAAAACATCCTTTGTTATACAGAAGGGAAAAAGACAgaagaagaggggaaaaaaagaaatacatcccTCTCGTTCCCACAACATTCTCACACAGTTATCTTCTTCCAGCTGCATTCAAACTTATCTTTATGGGAATGGGTACATGCAGAGGTTGAGAAAGGAGGAGGAAAACAGGGAGTAGTCAAAACAATCCAGGACACATGCGTACTGTGCTGACTAGGAGCTATGGAGCAACATAACAGGTAAAGGttatataaaactaatagaactaatatttggtatatataaaacacaaaatttcCAACTCAGCTCCCCCCTTTTGATATTATAACATAATCAACTATTAATCATATACGAAAGGaaaattattaaacattttacacGAAGTAACCAAAACATTAAGATGGTATGAAGTAATCAAAAAGACATAACAGTATAACATGTACTTACAAAACAACCTCATTATCTAGAAATTCACACCTTAGGTCTACGAAAATCCTACATAAGCGGGTTTGTAAATCAATCATGCAATGAAGTTAGACTGAGGAATATGAGTCATGGTCATCATTCATGTTGTCGTTTTCATCCAAGCAGTCTGGTTGAGGGAAAAGGTCAGGAAAACGTTGGTCAATAGCGGGGGACGTTAGTGGGTCATCAGAGGTCACCTGTGAATAGTGGACAAATGCAGTGCCAACAATGCGAGAGACTGAAGATTTCACCAAAGGGACCAGGTAACAGGACATGAAAAAGAGAACAAGGAAAGCAACACAGACCATAAGTGCAAAGCGATAAAGCCAAGCCTGCCACCCGAGTCCAGGGAACAGATATAGATTGACAGTAAGAGTTGGGTACCTCTCCCACAAACTCACGGTGGCCACATAGGGTGTCATTCATTGTGAAGCAGTGAAATTTTACTCCTGGACGATTGTGAACTGGTCCAAATAAGGGGCCCTTGCCCGAATCGTCGGTGAATTTACAACCCTTGTAATATAGTGGTCACACCAACATAAGGGAGAGAGGAACCCGTTTCTACATGTAGGTTTGGTTCAGAGCCTGTGGATCAATAAAAGGTATAGGTGGTTACGCCGGGATGCATGGTTTGATCCACCGCCAACGGGCTTCATCAAAGCCCAGAGAGATCGTTTGCtgcatgtcttttgtttttcccttctTGATGGGGACGTGGAATGGAAAGTCCGCAGACAGCCAGGGGATCATATTAAGGCTTGTTCGAGTGGTGGTGGTCACCTCATTGCTGTCAAtgtcagaacacacacacacagatacacacgtTCTGGTTCCCTACGGTCCTGGCTCTTCGTCACTTTCTTGTGGACAATGCCTGTAACAGTGCATTTTTTCCCTCCATGTTGGAAACcacatttcaaaactgttttgGACTGAAATTGCATTGAATTAATCCTTTATGGACGTAGTTTCAAACTAGTCACTATTAATGTCCTGGCCTTGATCCAGTTGTAAACGTAGAATTGAAAATTTTTCTAGTCCTGGACCTTTGTTTGGACAGTAAATAGAAGTGTTGCCGGATTACCTGAATGGTACGGGTGATTCTGGGATGACAAGTGAGCTTGgaattgtgggcccactgaaggacgtcaaAGCGTGTGGAATCGGGCACGAGCAGCCGGTTAGGAGGTCCAGACTTGGGATCTGGTTGGGTCTTCTGAGCCTCTTTAACCACTTGTTCGATTTTCCACGTGGCCGCCCCCACAAAGCAGGAAGAAGAAAGAATGGGCTCCGGTTCCACCGGGCTGGAGGGGAGGTGAATAAAGGCGGGAGAGGGCATCAGGCCGTTCCGGGaaccaggacggaaggagaggctAAAGTTGAACCTACTGAGAAACAACGACCAACGCGCTTGTCGGGTTTTCAGGCAGTTGGCGGAACGGAAATTAGCGATATTCTGGTGGTCACGCCATATAATTAAGGGAGAAAgggtcccctccagccagtgcctccactcctccacGGGCCAGACGATGGCAAGTAACTCACGATTCCCTAAGTCATAATTCCGCTCAGATGTAGAAAGTCATTGGGAGAAAAAAGTACAGGGGCGAAGTTTTTGGGATACCGGGTCTCGCTGGGAGATGACAGCTCCCGTGTCAGGTGTCAACttccaccacgaactggagggaaggGTCAGGGTGTTTCAGGATGGCGGCAATGATAAATAGTTCCTTAAGGTATTCAAATGCTTGCGATGCAGCTGGGGTCCAATGGAATGGGGtgctggtggaggtgagactggtgagaggaATGGCAACCTTGCTGTAGTCACGGATTAATCGACGGTAGAAGTTAGGAAAAGTTGTAGCTCTTTGCGGGTGGAGCGAGTGGGCCAGTTGATGACTGCTTGAATCTTGGTTGTAACTATCCCTTGGCAATGATGTCTTCTaagaagtgtacggaggagagatGGAATTCACACTTCTGGTTTCAGAAAAAGGCCTTGGCAGACATGCTGACAATGTTCCCTGTGGGAACaggagaagatgaggatgtcGTCTAAATATACAAAGACGAACTGGTTGAGCATATCACGGAGGacgtcattgatgttttaaaaaactgtgggggcgttggttaatccaaaaggcatgaccaggtattcaaagtgtccgagaggggtgtTGAAGGCAGTTTTCCATTTGTCCCCCTCTCTAATGCGGATGAGATATGCATTGCAcaggtccaatttggtgaatatttgGGCGTCGCAGAGGGGTTGGAAGGAAGGGTCAATGAGTGGTAGTGGAGCTTTGTTTTTGACAGTAATGTCGTTGAGACCTAAGAAGTCGATACAGGGGCGGAGAATGGTATCGTACTTTTCCACAGAGAAGAACCCGGCCCCCAGGGGGGAAGAGGAGGGTCGGATGAGTCCGGAGGCCACAGAGTCACGGATATGTCTCCATAGCTTCCTTTTCTGGATTGGGACAGGCGGCTGGAAAGGAGAGGGGCACCAGGCAGGAGGTCAATGGTGCAGTCATATGGGGCTGGGGGGGTAGAGGGCAAGATCCTTACGGAACACCAGGGAGAGGTCGTGATATACTTCAGGGACCCGGGAGAGATCGATGGGAGTAGTTGGTGACTGAGGTGTGTTGGAGGACGGGACGGCCAAGAGAAGAGGCCAACCGGTGATGGACAGGTGAGTCCAATCAATGACAGCGTTGTGTTCCTGGAGCCTGGGGCTACCAAGGACCAACGGAGTTTCCGGGGAAGGAATGACAAACAGCTGGAGGGTTTCACGGTGATTACCAAAAATAAGCAGGGTGAACGGTgcagtttggtgggtgacagtgGAGATGAGTCGCCCGTCCAGGGCCGTAACCTTCTTAGGGTACGGGAGGGGCTCGAGAGGAAGCTGGAGCTGACACGCCAAACcctcatgaataaaattgtcatcTGCGCCGGAGTCAATGAGGGCAGTAACAGGGGTGTTGAGAACGGGACCAAGAATATACGAGGGaacggtcatacgggagggagagcttgGAGAGGAGTTGGTTTGGATCACCACGACGCTCCCAGGTCGTGTTGAGTAAACCTTTTGGGTTTAAGGGGCAGTTGACTATGAAATGACCTGGCTgtcaacaataaatacatagtCGTTGAGTGACGTGGCGCTGACGTTCCAGGGAGTCTAAACGGGTCTTGCCTAGTGGCACGGGCTCCTCCAATCCGGTGGAGGCAGCAGGGGGGTTCAGGGTGCGCCAGCAGGGGGTTCAGGGTGCGCCTGAGTTGCTGGAGGCGCTGTGCCCATGGATGGTGTTATACTGTGCGTTTTGATTCCTTGCTCTCGAGCTCTCTCTCAAAGACAATTGTCAAAtttaatcttcttcttttcctttcggcttgtcccgttaggggtcgccacagcgcgtcattcttttccatgagagcctatctcctgcatcctcctctcgaacaccaactgccatcatgtcttccctcacgacatccatcaaccttctctttggtcttcctctagctctcttgcctggcagctccatcctcatcatccttctaccaatatactcactctctctcctctggacgtgtccaaaccattgaattGTCAAATTTAATGACTAACGAAATTAAATTCTCCAGTGAGGTGGGCTCATCCCTGGCTGCGAGCTCATCTTTGAGCGATTCTGAAAGTCCTTTTGAAAAAGATCCCTCTTAAAGCGGCGTCATCCCAAACACATTCACTCGCAAGTATCCTAAAATCTATGGAATATGAAGCCACAGAACTCGAAACCTGGGTGAGGTCTAGGAGGCGCTGAGTGGCTTCCCTACCCTTAACGGGGTGGTCGAAGAGTAGGGTTCGGGAGGAGGAACGTGAGGCTCTTTGTACGGGGGTAGGTGTTggtcggaggctgcgggctcggaagaAATAGTCACGGGAGGGCTGGTGGGATGGCAAGAGAGAGACTTGTTGTTTAAGAGTATTCAAAGAGTCCATGATCTTGCGGAGGGCTTTGTCGTGTCTGCCTATCTGAGCGCCCTGGTGGGCGAGCCCTTCCCTCAACGCTTCCGgtgttgctgggtccatgttgcccagagtattctgtcacgatatAAAATTGTATCAGTTGGGTTGGagccaagagcagactgaggcagAGGGAGTAGATGAGTGGTTTATTTGCCAGTAGCTTAGCGTTCGGGTGTCCAAGGCGGGATCGTGGTCCGTAGAAACAAGGACTGTGCAGGAAGCGGGAACATGAGGTGGTAGAAGAGCTTGACAACGTGGTTGGAGCGGCAGTGAATCGGGAGGCACTGGAGGAGGACAGAAACACAATTGGATGAGTGCAGGTGCGAGTCGTCGGATAGTCACTTGAATACAAAACTTGGAAATTCGAGAAttggcctgtgtaccacaatgAAGTGTCTATTGACTCTGGCTATGGActcttggatctggcaggcttatatgcaggcagtgatgagtgctgattgatgacaggtgcgcagccaaggtggtgctgattcctgaggagagagagtgagagagagcgagagagagagagggagggagaggcaAGCTCCAAAAAGGGAACTGCATGGTAGAGATCATGACAGAGTGAATATTtgcgcacaaaaaaaacaattattaacattaacatcagttttaacattaaatatgttgtctttgtagtgtaaattgaatatatgttgaaagggatttgcaaatcatcgtattctgtttatatttacgTTTTATACAACATCCTAATTCGGGTTGGTAAATCCCACAAGTGGTCTCATTCCCTGCAGTTTGTAGGAAGATGCTCTCCTTTCTCCACttgggtgacatttttgtttctttgctttttcttgaaCCAGCCGCTAACACAGCAGCTTCTTGTTGGTTGCCCTCAGGTTTCTGACCAGTTGGTGGAGATCAATGGCAACAGCACAGCAGGAATGACGCACAGTCAGGCCGTGGAGCAGATCCGCAGAGGAGGCCATCGGATCCATTTGGTCCTGAAAAAAGGAAATGGCTACGTCCCCGATTACGGTGATGATGGCCACTTATGTGATGTCCCCCAACACAAAGATGACCTTCCTGACGCtgccttgtttttcttttccacttttaaCGCACACATCAATTCTTAAgggagacactttttttttcacaaattctaacagttcccaggtgttttaATTCGGTTTGCAAAATTTGGTGAATTTTTCAAGTATCAAACTTTCCGTGGGAGTTTATGGGAATAAATCTGAAATGTATAAAACTGGCAGATTGGCTCTTAATAAGGAACTTAAATACGCAGTACATCAggaaatattttttagcataATCCTAACTAAAAGAACCAGATTTTatgcaagtacagtggtaccttgatttacgagttcTCCAATTTATTGGTTACTCAAGGTATGAACATAGCTTGGGTCGATCTTTTCCTCTGTGTTGTGAGTCAAAAATTTGCATTACGAGCAAGATTTAGATATGCTGCCACTCGAGTgacgtgtaaaaaaaataataataatgtgttaaggTAATATAATGCCCTAGTAGGTGGGCAAGGTGTGCTATTTATTTTGCAAGGATGCCTGCAGAGTGAGGAGCAGGCATGACCGATCGACCCACGCCTAATCCAActgttaaattagtttttttgtttacatttttgtttgtttgaattttttataCATGGTTTATACTGGTCggcatggtgggtgactggtttgcacatctgcctcacagttctgaggtctcaggttcaaatccggcctccctgtgtggagtttgcatgttttcccctccggtttcctcccacattgcaaaaacatccatagtagattaattgaaaactctaaattgtccgtatgtttgaatgtgagtgcgaatgattgtttgtctatatgtgcgcagcaattggctagcgaccagtacagggtgcaCCCGGGCTCTTGCCtcttgaggataagcagttcataaaatggatggatggataatttctaCTACTGTATTGTCACATCATGTAACAAATAAGTTAtattactcagtacactattaAGTGGCATTTTTACTGACCAAAAAAAGAGATTATTTTGAGATAGAAAAACAGTTGTTCTCTTTAACCGTACCTTGGGTTACCTGGACTTTTCCATCCCTAATTTTCATTAACACAGCTAAAATggttaaaattttattttatttttttaaactgtgacaAATGGGCACGATAGAGCCCAGCGGGTTCAATGATACTTTCGTCCAATCAGAGCGCTCCGCCTGCTGACCATGTCTTCCTACTTTCTTTCTCTACCTTCTTCTTGCCCTCTTTTCTCTTATTCCTCCtcattcctcctcctcctcagtggAGCTGTCCAGCCTGTCTCTGTGCATGACCAACTCCAAGCAGGGCGAGCCGTGCTTCTACGTCATCGGACGCACGGAACACTCGCGGTCGGTAACGTTCAGCgtcttcttctcttccttctccACCTGGCTTGTTCTTCATCTTCATCGCTCGTgacatctgtgtttttgtgcactGCAGACTTAGTAGGGTTGAGTGAGATGgctttcaaatgaaaaactaaGATTTTGATCAAATTTTCCGCTTCGTCTTATAGAAAAATCAAAGGACATGATATGCTCTTCATTTTTCTTCTATTCTTTCTTCTATTCTGGGATTtgattccccccaccccacatcATCAACATGCATCAATTtccaatgaaaatgttttttatttaaagaaactAAGTACTTCCTCTGAAAGAAAATGTCCTTTATTAAAACATGTATCTAAACATGATCCTTgataaatttgcatttttaatgaaaaggaactagggctgcaatgattaattgaaaaactcaacaaaaaggTCAACAAATTGtaagaaaacaaatgtaaaaaacgCATGTATATGTTATGTTTAACAatgcaaaatctatttttatccGTTGACTAaattaatcgatgggataatcggtagaatactcaattctaaaaatattcgataccTGCAGCCCTAGAATTTACTGATAATGaagcattgttaaaaaaaagtgtgctatCATcaacaatatataataataataatatattgcaGTATTCTAGCCATAAAACTATGACAAATAATAATGAGTAAGGTTGGGTGACATAGccttcaaataaaattttaaataaaagttttgctttttgcttgATTTCGCttgataataaaaatgtttcttcCGAGCATTAATTTGCACCAAATTCCTcagaaatatgaataaatatgtttttctcGACGGgtaatgtcaaaataaatattccCTCTTGTagaaaatgtatcaaaaccagTATGTAAACAcattccttaataaattaacattttaatgaaatgagCCATCAAACTTCATGGCTCGGCTGGTCCATATTAAAACGTGAATGAATGGCCCCCACCTAGTTAGCAGCATTTCGTGAACTTTGAAGGAGGCTCGGCTGATGTTTTCCTGTGTGTCTCATTTCAGGCCCTGAAGAAGAatcctcttcgtcctcctctCACATGGAGGACCAGGAGGCTGATGCAGTCGCCGTGACGACCACCTCCCACAGCCCACAGAGGAGAAAGCGAGCAGGGGGGGCCAAACCGAGACCAAGACGAGGAGGAGTTGGGCCTCCCGATCTGGACCTGGACCTTGTGGAAGAGGAGGCAAGGAGGCGAAGGAAGGCGCAAGAGGagaagaggaaaaggaggagggaGCAGGGTAGGAAGACAAGAGAAGAGACCACGCAGCAGGAGAAGGATACAAAGCATTCTGGGAGCTGCGAGGTTGCAAAGCATTCTGAGAGCTGGCCAGCTCCTCAGCAAGCGGCGTTCTCCTTCCTGATGCCGCGTGACGAGCCCCTGTCTGACAGCCAATCCGATGACAGCAAGTCGGGCGCCAGCGTGGCTTCCGATTGGAGGAGAGCTGGGCCGAGGCAGGAAGAGGGTCGGGGCTTACCCTGGCTGGAGCCCACCCCGCAGAGACTGACGCAGGTTCTGATTGGCAGTCGGCTCAGTGGGGGGGACCTAATGGGTGGACTCGTGCTCTGATTGGACAATGGCTGACAAGTTATGcttattttttggggcaatTTTTAAGGGCTTTCTTTTGAAGAGACAGGCCTTTTCCTGCACGTGATTGGACAACGCGGATTATGATTGGAGGGTGAGGCGCCATAGAGGCGTAGCCACACAAACGAGTATGCAAATAATAGAACTTAAAACCTGACAAATCCTGACGTTCAAGCATgtcaatctttttatttttataacctGTTAGGACTTTAGTgagttatgatgatgatgataatgattatAGAGTAATAGAGAATGATTGCTTGCTTGTCTTGAAAAATCCTTTACAACTTCTTCTGATGAGCCATATACGCATACAGAatggtgtctgtgtgtgtgtctgtgtgtgcgtgtgtgggggtgtgtgtTTGAATGTAGATTTtgggcgtgtgtgtgagtgtagattgtgtgtattttctgtgtgtgtctatgtgtgttagCACATGTGAATTGTGTGTGCATGgattgtgggtgtgtgtgtggaatgtgttttgcatgtggattttttgtgtgtttgtgcttgtgGACTGTGTGGATTTGtttgtgattgtgtgtttgtggattGTGTATTTGGATTTTGCGTTGCGTGTTGTGTgtatgcattttgtgtgtgtggatttgTTTGATTGTATCGTGTGCTTGTGGCTGTGGATTGTGTTGATCGTGTggatgttgtgtgtttttgcgtggactgtgtgtgtgtggatttgtttgtgaatgaatgTTGTGAATCGTGTATTTGGATTTGTGTGTGAGAAAGGACCATAATCTATTCTTGTAATGATGACTGATTGCTTGCTTGTCGTGAAAACTGCTTCTGATGATGAggcatacacagacacacacaaacacacacagttctGCTGGCTGTCAGTCTTATCATCACTATGGCAACACAGCCCAATAAGCAGTTTGTTacatttcccaacctttatcgaGCAAAGGCACAGATTTTACATTATAAAGTCTTACAGcttaccaccaaacaaaaatataataaaaagtatatatacacTGAAATTATAATGATCTCTTtccaatttactcacaaatgtacttaccgtaatttctcatttctcaaatttttttttcctcttccagccttgtgtgtttatttctcCGCCTCCGAAGAGGGTCCTCACGCCCGCTCAGGCTGGCGCCTGCTCGGCAGGCCCGCTCCACAGCGAGACTGAGAACCCCCCAGTGTTTGTTCTTTGCTAATATGAAAACGCGAGTAGAAATGCATGGTGAAAAAGAGGCACGAACGTTATCCAATTAAACATTTCAGAATTCAACGAATTTCATTTCAACAGTGCATTAACATAGAGCAGAATATTTCTTTGATAAatctaataaaatacagataatcctTCATTATTTGACCATGGATAGCAGCAATTGTTGGCTGTGTTTTATACATAGGTAGACGGACGATTtggggggtgcatattatactcGAGAGCACAtcatacatgagaaattacggtactcagtGTGTGGGTGCCAtcacttattctgttgtatgactgACATCAAGTGGACATGCAAGTTTGTTGTAACGTTTGTCATTTAGTGGATgaacatttcattattttgccTGTCACtctatgtcactggcatagatagctgAACAAAAGATACCGTAAATTTGTAAACGAAAAATGTGTGACAAGTAGTGAAATTGAATCATTTCCCATACACATTGGTTAGGAATCACTGTTCTATAGTAACAATCTTGCTCCGACATCCTGCAGCTATACGTGCTAATTAAAGTGCCTCGTTGCCTCAAGCCTTCGCCCAGCAAGAGGGCACCGAGGCTGCTGGCAAACTTCCTGTCAGAAATCCACCCCGTCCTCCCTCTGGGTCCACTTCTTGTCTGTCTCACTTTTATGGCCTGATTTATGGACTGTTTCAAGAAAttattaaacattattattaaatattttgaatgttttttgtttgtcatgtgagaaaagaaaagtttacAGCAAGCCTAAGAAGCTTATGCTGTTGTCTCACCTAAAATGAGTGCCCACAGAGTTTCCATTGGATTTTCACATGCAGCATTTTATCGACACACAATTATCTGTATAACACACACAGTCACTTTTCTgtaattttgtcacatttaaaacTAACACTTTTTAAATCATACAGTGTATTTTCAATTTAACTAAGGTTACATCGTCCCCGTGGTTGGACCAACAATCACAGGCAGGCGGCGTGTCCCCGTAACAGAGCCGGGCTGTACCAGGCTGTTCATGGGGATTTGGGAGGTCTACCAAAATGTTGGCAGGTGCCACCTGCAGCCGCGGGTGGAGGTAGTGCCCGCCGCACCTCTGAAAGATGGGTAGCTCCAAGTGGCGGGTGTGAAGAGGTGAGCGGAAGAAGTGTGGATAGAGGCGAGCCTGCAGGGCGACCCATGGCTCCACGGTTTAATCGATCTGACGTCCAATCACAAGCTCGTCTCTCACCTGCTGTGCAGGGTATCGCCACTTGGATGGGTAAACCAGGAAGTTGTAGGGCAGCTTGATGGTGTGGGGACAATCTCCCCCATTAGGGATGGCGGAGTTCTCCTTGAAGGTGATTTTATTGTAATCCTGCAACTCCGCCATCTCCTTAAATTACATGAACATTAGGACACTTGCTAccttgctgtttttgtgtgcaatgtGTCGTGTAATTGTGTATTGTgtgggcatgtgtgtgtgagattatTTTTCTGTGTACCGTGTGTATTGCATGTGTACTGTGTATAATGTTTATGTTAAATTTGTATTGTGTGAGCATGCGTGTATGTCTAACAATCATATACACAACTGCACAAAATCTGCATGCACACAGACgacacaaaacaacacacagtTCACACAATATACACAAATGTGTACCCTTTCTTAGGGTGCAAATGTGTGCCTCAAGAGCAATGCTTGCGACCCTCTTTCACTCCGATGTCCCTCCTTGCATGCGTACGTTCTTATGCACTCTTATGTAACACAAATTATTAAGCACAGTACGAGTTGTCTGGTCAAACATAAACATACGTTTATTTAAAGGGTTACAGGGTGCAaaacatttacttaaaaaaatgattacattttcaaaacaaggtAAAGTACTGTGTGCACATGTcagtaaataatgtatttactgtccaaaaacatgcacgttaggttcacGGGAGATTaatttgtccataggtgtgaaagctTGTTTGTCTGCGTCTTgtgattgactgccgaccaATCCAGGTATACCAAAGTCAGCTACGATTGGTACAAAATAGATGTCAAAAAATAGATCAAATAACTGTGAGTGTGTTTGCAATTGTTTCAGCTGGTGTTTATGAGCCATAGTTTGCCTCGTCAAAAGCTTTGCGGGCCCTCTTGAGCTCCTCATTCATGGTCAGCAGGTCTTTGACTCTGGCGAATTTCCTGGGATCCTTTCGAATGAGGAAGACGATGTCCTCCACCTGGACGCGACCCTGGCGTCCGATGGACATGGCTTTGTGGGTCATTTCTGTGATGAACTCGATCACCAGGTCTTCCAGGATATCCACCGACTCAGTGTACGGGTTCTGGTCGTCTCCGAAGCCGTACATCATGCACCGGAGCTCCTTGGAGAAGAGCCTCTTTCTCCGGCCGTGGCACACATCCACTCCACCGCAGGTCTCGTCCAACTCCTCCTCGAAGCCGGTCTCATCCTCTTCGTCTGCCATTCtgctgcaaaaacaacaaaaatcatagtt is a window encoding:
- the taf13 gene encoding transcription initiation factor TFIID subunit 13 — encoded protein: MADEEDETGFEEELDETCGGVDVCHGRRKRLFSKELRCMMYGFGDDQNPYTESVDILEDLVIEFITEMTHKAMSIGRQGRVQVEDIVFLIRKDPRKFARVKDLLTMNEELKRARKAFDEANYGS